In Thermus filiformis, one DNA window encodes the following:
- a CDS encoding ribose-phosphate diphosphokinase: MERPLLIFSGQSNRPLARAIAEALGLPLGKSTTTKFANDNLFVRFEESLREGDVFIVQSLTPPVQDHLMELLMLIDAAKGASAARVTAVIPYFSYARSDKKDAPRISIAARLVADLLQTAGADRVLTMTLHSPQVHGFFKIPVDHLSAEPVIANYFATRVEHLEEAVVVAPDAGDLKRASALARRLALPLAFIEKTRLSDTEVEARSLVGDVRGKVALIIDDEISTAGSLVKAVDTLLEAGAKEVYAAVTHGVYVGPAVERIAKSPVKEVAATNTCPPKDHPKLRTLDVAPLFAEAIWRIHRGESVSSLFT, translated from the coding sequence ATGGAGCGCCCCCTCCTGATCTTCAGCGGCCAGTCCAACCGGCCCCTGGCCCGGGCCATCGCCGAGGCCCTGGGCCTCCCCCTGGGAAAGAGCACCACCACTAAGTTCGCCAACGACAACCTCTTCGTCCGCTTTGAGGAGAGCCTGCGGGAGGGCGACGTCTTCATCGTCCAGTCCCTCACCCCCCCGGTCCAGGATCACCTGATGGAGCTCCTCATGCTGATTGACGCGGCCAAGGGGGCGAGCGCCGCCCGGGTCACCGCCGTCATCCCCTACTTCTCCTACGCCCGGAGCGACAAGAAGGACGCCCCCCGCATCTCCATCGCCGCCCGGCTGGTGGCCGACCTCCTCCAGACCGCCGGGGCGGACCGGGTCCTGACCATGACCCTCCACTCCCCCCAGGTGCACGGCTTCTTCAAGATCCCGGTGGACCACCTCTCCGCCGAGCCGGTCATCGCCAACTACTTCGCCACCCGGGTGGAGCACCTGGAGGAGGCGGTGGTGGTGGCCCCGGACGCGGGGGACCTGAAGCGGGCCAGCGCCCTGGCCCGCCGCCTGGCCCTCCCCCTGGCCTTCATAGAGAAGACCCGGCTCTCCGACACCGAGGTGGAGGCGAGGAGCCTGGTGGGGGACGTGCGGGGCAAGGTAGCCCTGATCATAGACGACGAGATCTCCACGGCGGGGAGCCTGGTCAAGGCGGTGGACACCCTGTTGGAGGCGGGGGCGAAGGAGGTTTACGCCGCCGTCACCCACGGGGTCTACGTGGGCCCGGCGGTGGAGCGGATCGCGAAGAGCCCCGTCAAGGAGGTGGCGGCCACCAACACCTGCCCCCCCAAGGACCACCCCAAGCTCCGCACCCTGGACGTGGCCCCCCTGTTCGCGGAGGCCATCTGGCGCATCCACCGGGGCGAGTCGGTCTCGAGCCTGTTCACATGA
- a CDS encoding alpha/beta hydrolase, with translation MREELFFLGEVPVLLRLPEKPRGLLLALHGLQGSKEHILSLLPGYLEAGLALLAFDAPRHGLRGRPPSAKDERYVEAFYRVVLGMAEEAERVLEAVAPRLGLPLFLAGGSMGAFTLHLLLSQGLEAQAALAFIGSGLPMKLPQGYVLSDPEVVALYQAPPVSRPQAYRKTPLLHLHGSRDLIVPLDRVEETLKALRPHYPPGRLALYREEGTGHEITPRMARVGLAFLESFL, from the coding sequence ATGAGAGAGGAACTCTTTTTCTTAGGAGAGGTCCCCGTCCTCCTGAGGCTTCCCGAAAAGCCCAGGGGCCTCCTTTTGGCCCTGCACGGCCTGCAGGGGAGCAAGGAGCACATCCTTTCCCTCCTTCCGGGCTACCTCGAGGCCGGCCTCGCCCTCTTGGCCTTTGACGCCCCCCGGCACGGCCTTCGGGGCCGCCCGCCCTCGGCCAAGGACGAGCGGTACGTGGAGGCCTTTTACCGGGTGGTCCTGGGCATGGCCGAGGAGGCGGAGCGGGTCCTGGAGGCGGTGGCCCCCAGGCTGGGCCTCCCCCTCTTCTTGGCCGGGGGGAGCATGGGGGCCTTCACCCTCCACCTCCTCCTCTCCCAAGGCCTCGAGGCCCAGGCGGCTTTGGCCTTCATCGGGAGCGGCCTCCCCATGAAGCTTCCCCAGGGCTACGTCCTCTCGGACCCGGAGGTGGTCGCCCTCTACCAGGCCCCGCCCGTCTCCCGCCCCCAGGCCTACCGAAAGACCCCCCTCCTCCACCTGCACGGGAGCCGGGACCTGATCGTCCCCTTGGACCGGGTGGAGGAGACCCTAAAGGCCCTGCGCCCCCACTACCCCCCGGGCCGGCTCGCCCTCTACCGGGAGGAGGGGACGGGGCACGAGATCACCCCCCGGATGGCCCGGGTGGGCCTGGCCTTCCTGGAGAGCTTCCTATGA
- a CDS encoding DUF72 domain-containing protein, whose product MILVGLQARPRQAYRLFPTPAPLSRYAQVFPTVELFWWHRLPDPRTLARLKSQVPPGFRFSAYGHKHLTFERSGRERRTLRRLLRRFRALGEKRGALRILVPPLEEEALAGWLELLEEVWREQGRPRLALEVLPGLEGPVLEHGFAVVNRGGPFHYLLDPKALPPGEGFAYFSRLEEALGALQTGGAGLHS is encoded by the coding sequence ATGATTCTTGTAGGGCTTCAGGCCCGGCCCCGCCAAGCCTACCGCCTCTTCCCCACGCCGGCTCCCTTAAGCCGCTACGCCCAGGTCTTCCCCACGGTAGAGCTCTTCTGGTGGCACCGCCTGCCCGACCCGAGGACCCTGGCCAGGCTCAAGAGCCAGGTCCCCCCGGGCTTCCGCTTCAGCGCCTACGGGCACAAGCACCTGACCTTTGAAAGGAGCGGGCGCGAGCGGCGCACCCTGAGGCGGCTTCTCCGGCGATTCCGCGCCCTTGGGGAGAAGCGGGGGGCCCTGCGGATCCTCGTCCCTCCCTTGGAAGAGGAGGCCCTGGCCGGCTGGCTCGAGCTCTTGGAGGAGGTCTGGCGGGAGCAGGGCCGCCCCCGGCTGGCCCTGGAGGTCCTTCCGGGGCTCGAGGGGCCGGTCCTGGAGCACGGCTTCGCGGTGGTGAACCGGGGGGGGCCCTTCCACTACCTCCTGGACCCCAAGGCCCTGCCCCCTGGGGAGGGGTTCGCCTACTTCAGCCGGCTGGAGGAGGCCCTGGGGGCTTTGCAAACCGGGGGGGCGGGTCTACACTCATAG
- the speA gene encoding biosynthetic arginine decarboxylase — protein MERTKRFSPKDAAELYLVPYWGAGFFQVGEDGDLEVTPLGPQGPRASLYEIVQALRDEGRPLPMVLRFPQILEARVRELNEAFRTAMEKYGYQGGYRGVYPVKVNQRRSVLETIARAGRPYDYGLEAGSKAELALILAQDLSEEALITTNGFKDDDFIRLALLGKKLGKRVIVTLEKYAELPRVIRLSKELGVRPSLGIRYKLKAKGSGQWENSGGEEAKFGLTTPEIIRAVEVLKEEGLLGSLEMVHAHIGSQVTDIRKIKQAVREAAQTYVQLRKLGAPVRYLNLGGGLAVDYDGSKTTFYASANYTLPEYAEDLVYVTKEIVEGHHEPHPTLVTESGRAVTAYHSVLVLEVIDVIRPPGEGKLPPLPEEAHPVVKELWETAKALSAKNYREAYHDAFADKETLQTLYDLGLVSLRDRALAEELFYYIARKVHAIVRSLEYAPDEFEDLERLLADKLICNFSIFQSLPDAWAIHQLFPIVPLRRLNEEPRRLATLVDISCDSDGKIDRFIDLHDVRHALPVHEIRPGEAYYLGVFLTGAYQDVLGSNHNLFGRVGEAQVLVEEEGFAIERFVPGETAEEVIARMGFSAQELSARLERLVRRSPLTPTEKGLFLERYLRELSGYTYLED, from the coding sequence TTGGAGAGGACCAAACGCTTTTCCCCCAAAGACGCGGCGGAGCTTTACCTAGTGCCCTACTGGGGCGCGGGCTTCTTCCAGGTGGGCGAGGACGGGGACCTGGAGGTGACCCCCCTGGGGCCCCAAGGGCCCCGGGCCAGCCTGTACGAGATCGTCCAGGCCCTGCGGGACGAGGGCCGGCCCCTGCCCATGGTCCTGCGCTTCCCCCAGATCCTGGAGGCCCGGGTGCGGGAGCTGAACGAGGCCTTCCGCACCGCCATGGAGAAGTACGGCTACCAGGGGGGGTACCGGGGGGTCTACCCGGTCAAGGTGAACCAGCGGCGGTCGGTCCTGGAGACGATCGCCCGGGCGGGCCGGCCCTACGACTACGGCCTCGAGGCGGGCAGCAAGGCCGAGCTGGCCCTCATCCTGGCCCAGGACCTCTCCGAGGAGGCCCTGATCACCACCAACGGCTTCAAGGACGACGACTTCATCCGGCTGGCCCTCCTGGGCAAGAAGCTGGGCAAGCGGGTCATCGTCACCCTGGAGAAGTACGCGGAGCTCCCCCGGGTCATCCGGCTTTCCAAGGAGCTCGGGGTCAGGCCCTCCCTGGGCATCCGGTACAAGCTCAAGGCCAAGGGGTCGGGCCAGTGGGAGAACAGCGGGGGGGAGGAGGCCAAGTTCGGCCTGACCACCCCGGAGATCATCCGGGCGGTGGAGGTCCTGAAGGAGGAGGGCCTTTTGGGGAGCCTGGAGATGGTCCACGCCCACATCGGCAGCCAGGTCACGGACATCCGCAAGATCAAGCAGGCGGTGCGGGAGGCGGCCCAGACCTACGTCCAGCTCCGGAAGCTGGGGGCGCCGGTGCGCTACCTCAACCTGGGCGGAGGGCTGGCGGTGGACTACGACGGCTCCAAGACCACCTTCTACGCCTCCGCCAACTACACCCTGCCCGAGTACGCGGAGGACCTGGTCTACGTGACCAAGGAGATCGTGGAGGGGCACCACGAGCCCCACCCCACCCTGGTCACCGAGTCGGGGCGGGCGGTGACCGCCTACCACAGCGTCCTGGTCCTGGAGGTCATTGACGTGATCCGGCCCCCGGGAGAGGGGAAGCTTCCCCCCCTGCCGGAGGAGGCCCACCCGGTGGTGAAGGAGCTTTGGGAGACGGCCAAGGCCCTTTCGGCCAAGAACTACCGGGAGGCCTACCACGACGCCTTCGCGGACAAGGAAACCCTCCAGACCCTCTACGATCTGGGCCTGGTCTCCTTAAGGGACCGGGCGCTGGCGGAGGAGCTCTTCTACTACATCGCCCGGAAGGTCCACGCCATCGTCCGCTCCCTAGAGTACGCCCCGGACGAGTTTGAGGACCTAGAGAGGCTCCTGGCGGACAAGCTCATCTGCAACTTCTCCATCTTTCAGAGCCTTCCCGACGCCTGGGCCATCCACCAGCTCTTCCCCATCGTCCCCCTCCGCCGCCTGAACGAGGAGCCCCGCCGGCTCGCCACCTTGGTGGACATCTCCTGCGACTCGGACGGGAAGATAGACCGGTTCATAGACCTGCACGACGTGCGCCACGCCTTGCCCGTGCACGAGATCCGGCCCGGGGAGGCCTACTACCTGGGGGTCTTCCTCACGGGGGCCTACCAGGACGTGCTGGGCTCCAACCACAACCTCTTCGGCCGGGTGGGGGAGGCCCAGGTCCTGGTGGAAGAAGAGGGGTTCGCCATAGAGCGCTTCGTCCCCGGGGAGACGGCGGAGGAGGTCATCGCCCGGATGGGCTTCTCGGCCCAGGAGCTCTCGGCCCGGCTCGAGCGCCTGGTCCGCCGGAGCCCCCTCACGCCCACGGAGAAGGGCCTCTTCCTGGAGCGGTACCTGCGGGAGCTTTCCGGCTACACCTACCTGGAGGACTGA
- a CDS encoding GGDEF domain-containing protein produces MNPTLELLDPVAPLRRKVALVLLPLGGVMALLAYLASRQVGLDPVDRLFLPLFGLGYPALALLLWRRPEEARWVLPLAHLGIGLYLLATLGYQLLFRPNPMGLSPAAYWFPFLYFSAFLFFESKRAVRLGLTFFLAALALALFGNTRAYGPVHLNALAQFFGSNLAYLALLYLLVRIKESYLEARLDAYTDFLTGLRNRRYLEIALERELFRLQRYGRPGSLAVLDLDDFKRVNDTHGHDAGDRVLKGVAEVLEAHLRLSDRAVRLGGEEFALLLPETSLSQAKKVCERVREALEALNVPPVEGVRASFGVAQALPTDSPLSLLKRADAAMYTAKRKGKNRVEVG; encoded by the coding sequence ATGAACCCCACCCTGGAGCTCTTGGACCCCGTGGCCCCCCTCCGGCGCAAGGTGGCCCTGGTCCTCCTCCCCCTGGGTGGGGTCATGGCCCTTTTGGCCTACCTGGCCTCGAGGCAGGTGGGGCTGGACCCGGTGGACCGCCTCTTCCTGCCCCTTTTCGGCCTCGGGTACCCGGCCCTGGCCCTCCTCCTTTGGAGGAGGCCGGAGGAAGCCCGCTGGGTCCTCCCCCTGGCCCACCTGGGGATAGGCCTCTACCTCCTCGCCACCTTGGGCTACCAGCTCCTCTTCCGGCCCAACCCCATGGGCCTCTCCCCCGCCGCCTACTGGTTCCCCTTCCTTTACTTCTCCGCCTTCCTCTTCTTTGAGAGCAAGCGGGCGGTGCGCCTGGGGTTGACCTTCTTCCTGGCGGCCCTGGCCCTGGCCCTTTTCGGGAACACCCGCGCGTACGGCCCCGTCCACCTCAACGCCCTGGCCCAGTTCTTCGGCTCCAACCTGGCCTACCTGGCCCTCCTCTACCTCCTGGTCCGGATCAAGGAGAGCTACCTCGAGGCCCGCCTGGACGCCTACACCGACTTCCTCACCGGGCTCAGGAACCGGCGCTACCTGGAGATCGCCCTGGAGCGGGAGCTCTTCCGCCTCCAGCGCTACGGAAGGCCGGGGAGCCTGGCGGTTTTGGACCTGGACGACTTCAAGCGGGTGAACGACACCCACGGCCACGACGCCGGCGACCGGGTGCTCAAGGGGGTGGCGGAGGTCCTGGAGGCCCACCTCCGCCTCTCCGACCGGGCGGTGCGCCTGGGAGGGGAGGAGTTCGCCCTCCTCCTCCCCGAGACCTCCTTAAGCCAGGCCAAAAAGGTGTGCGAGCGGGTGCGCGAGGCCCTCGAGGCCCTGAACGTCCCTCCGGTGGAGGGGGTCCGGGCCAGCTTCGGCGTGGCCCAGGCCCTCCCCACCGACTCCCCCCTCTCCCTCCTCAAGCGGGCGGACGCGGCCATGTACACGGCCAAACGCAAGGGGAAGAACCGGGTGGAGGTGGGCTGA
- the metK gene encoding methionine adenosyltransferase, which translates to MRLVTSESVTEGHPDKLADRISDAILDALIAQDKKARVAAETLVTTGLVFVAGEISTEGYVDIPGLVRKTVREVGYTRAKYGFDADTCAVLTAIDEQSPDIAGGVNLSYEWRVLKSTDPLDRTGAGDQGLMFGYATDETPELMPLPITLAHRLTMRLAEVRKNGVLAYLRPDGKAQVTVVYEGDKPLYVKTVVVSAQHSPEVDQEQLREDLIREVVRQAIPPEYLKEGETEYLINPSGRFVIGGPHGDTGLTGRKVIVDTYGGAVPHGGGAFSGKDPTKVDRSASYYARYMAKNLVAAGLARRALVELAYAIGKARPVSLRVETFGTGVLPDEKLTEIVGRVFDPRPLAIIEELDLLRPIYTPTSAYGHFGRPGFPWEETDRVEALRQEAGL; encoded by the coding sequence CTGAGGCTGGTTACTTCTGAATCCGTGACCGAAGGGCACCCGGACAAGCTGGCGGACCGGATCTCCGACGCCATCCTGGATGCCCTCATCGCCCAGGACAAGAAGGCCCGGGTGGCGGCGGAGACCCTGGTCACCACCGGGCTCGTCTTCGTGGCCGGGGAGATCTCCACCGAGGGGTACGTGGACATCCCGGGCCTGGTGCGCAAGACGGTGCGGGAGGTGGGGTACACCCGGGCCAAGTACGGGTTTGACGCCGACACCTGCGCCGTCCTCACCGCCATAGACGAGCAGTCCCCCGACATTGCGGGCGGGGTCAACCTCTCTTACGAGTGGCGGGTCCTGAAGTCCACCGACCCCCTGGACCGCACCGGGGCCGGGGACCAGGGCCTGATGTTCGGCTACGCCACCGACGAGACCCCCGAGCTCATGCCCCTGCCCATCACCCTGGCCCACCGGCTCACCATGCGGCTCGCGGAGGTGAGGAAGAACGGCGTTCTGGCCTACCTCCGCCCGGACGGGAAGGCCCAGGTGACCGTGGTCTACGAGGGGGACAAGCCCCTCTACGTGAAGACCGTGGTGGTCTCTGCCCAGCACTCCCCCGAGGTGGACCAGGAGCAGCTCCGGGAGGACCTGATCCGGGAGGTGGTGCGCCAGGCCATCCCTCCCGAGTACCTGAAGGAGGGGGAGACGGAGTACCTGATCAACCCCTCGGGCCGGTTCGTGATCGGGGGGCCTCACGGGGACACCGGCCTCACCGGGCGGAAGGTCATCGTGGACACCTACGGGGGGGCGGTGCCCCACGGGGGCGGGGCCTTCAGCGGCAAGGACCCTACCAAGGTGGACCGCTCCGCCAGCTACTACGCCCGCTACATGGCCAAGAACCTGGTGGCGGCGGGGCTCGCTAGGAGGGCGCTGGTGGAGCTCGCCTACGCCATCGGGAAGGCCCGGCCCGTCTCCTTGCGGGTGGAGACCTTCGGGACCGGCGTTTTGCCGGACGAGAAGCTCACCGAGATCGTGGGCCGGGTCTTTGACCCGAGGCCCCTGGCCATCATCGAGGAGCTGGACCTCCTCCGGCCCATCTATACCCCCACCTCGGCCTACGGCCACTTCGGCCGGCCGGGCTTCCCCTGGGAGGAGACGGACCGGGTGGAGGCCCTCAGGCAGGAGGCCGGGCTTTAA
- a CDS encoding ABC transporter permease yields the protein MRFALFLAFRYLLRRRTQTAIGLLGIGVGVAVLLTALSLANGFTTGLVRASLKALPHLVLFRLGQTLPPMPEHPEVAAWAPFSATKALLTRRAEPGRGPGVDFATLVGLGRGRGEVYPELGPMPKPGEVLLGSALAQSLSAFVGDELLALSASQTRLGLKVVGRFRTGNYLLDSGYAFAALEDVERLLGEEGPLGYQVRLKDPWRAREVGRAFADRFFVQTWQDTQRTLLEQLSLQKRVLSLLLFLIVVVAALGVANVMVLFVVEKTPEIALLRAMGASRPQVAAVFALQGVLLGGAGVLLGNLLGLLLSLYLASRPVPLPGDLYFLTHLPVEIRPGEWARVSAWSFLAVVLASLLPLLRAWRIRPGVVLR from the coding sequence GTGCGCTTCGCCCTTTTCCTGGCCTTCCGCTACCTCCTCCGCCGCAGGACCCAGACCGCCATCGGCCTCCTCGGCATCGGGGTGGGGGTGGCGGTCCTCCTCACCGCCTTATCCCTGGCGAACGGCTTCACCACCGGCCTGGTGCGGGCCAGCCTGAAGGCCTTGCCCCACCTGGTCCTCTTCCGGCTGGGCCAGACCCTCCCCCCCATGCCCGAGCACCCCGAGGTGGCGGCCTGGGCCCCCTTTTCCGCCACCAAGGCCCTCCTCACCCGCAGGGCCGAGCCCGGCCGGGGGCCGGGGGTGGACTTCGCCACCCTGGTGGGCCTGGGCCGGGGCCGGGGGGAGGTCTATCCGGAGCTCGGCCCGATGCCGAAGCCGGGGGAGGTCCTTCTGGGCTCGGCCCTGGCCCAGAGCCTCTCCGCCTTCGTGGGGGACGAGCTTCTGGCCCTTTCTGCCAGCCAGACCCGCCTGGGGCTCAAGGTGGTGGGCCGGTTCCGGACGGGGAACTACCTCCTGGACTCCGGCTACGCCTTCGCTGCCCTCGAGGACGTGGAGCGGCTTCTGGGGGAGGAGGGGCCCTTGGGCTACCAGGTCCGGCTCAAGGACCCCTGGCGGGCCCGGGAGGTGGGCCGGGCCTTCGCCGACCGGTTCTTCGTCCAGACCTGGCAGGACACCCAGCGGACCCTTCTGGAGCAGCTCTCCTTGCAGAAGCGGGTCCTCTCCCTCCTCCTCTTCCTCATCGTGGTGGTGGCGGCCTTGGGGGTGGCCAACGTGATGGTCCTGTTCGTGGTGGAGAAGACGCCGGAGATCGCCCTGCTCCGGGCCATGGGGGCCTCGAGGCCCCAGGTGGCGGCGGTCTTCGCCCTCCAGGGGGTCCTGCTGGGGGGGGCGGGGGTCCTTCTGGGGAACCTTTTGGGCCTCCTCCTCTCCCTCTACCTGGCAAGCCGGCCCGTGCCCCTGCCCGGGGACCTCTACTTCCTCACCCACCTGCCCGTGGAGATCCGGCCTGGGGAGTGGGCCCGGGTCTCCGCCTGGAGCTTTTTAGCGGTGGTCCTGGCCTCCCTTCTTCCCCTCCTCAGGGCCTGGCGCATCCGGCCCGGGGTGGTGCTCCGCTGA
- a CDS encoding 3D domain-containing protein, giving the protein MRIWTLIAVLLLSIAWAKAPKRLVLEATAYTSSPRETDRTPYVTATGMRTALGVIAVSRDLLRTLPYGTRVRLKDLGSVQGRGRGRFDYLFQNRVFVVADTMHPRMREKLDVWLPDRALALQFGRRLLEVEVVSYPR; this is encoded by the coding sequence ATGCGGATCTGGACCTTGATTGCGGTTCTTCTCCTTTCTATCGCCTGGGCCAAGGCGCCCAAACGGCTGGTCCTGGAGGCCACCGCCTACACCTCGAGCCCCCGGGAGACGGACCGCACCCCCTACGTCACCGCCACCGGGATGCGCACCGCCCTCGGGGTGATCGCGGTGAGCCGGGACCTCCTCAGGACCCTCCCCTACGGGACCCGGGTCCGCTTAAAGGACCTGGGCAGCGTCCAGGGCCGGGGAAGGGGCCGGTTTGACTACCTCTTCCAGAACCGGGTCTTCGTGGTGGCGGACACCATGCACCCCCGGATGCGGGAGAAGCTGGACGTCTGGCTTCCCGACCGGGCCCTGGCCCTCCAGTTTGGCCGGCGGCTTCTGGAGGTGGAGGTGGTCTCCTACCCCAGGTAG
- a CDS encoding DAK2 domain-containing protein has protein sequence MPDWRPEEVAEAFRYATDWFRVYVEELNALNVYPVPDGDTGTNMLLTLESVRRELDLADTARMSEVARALSYGALLGARGNSGVILSQILKGFAEAIKRADRLTPALLVQALRAGAETGYKAVMKPVEGTILTVAREAATRAAGESLEEVLRTALEGAREALEKTPELLPILKQAGVVDAGGAGYVRLLEGLLGYALRLPLPEPPKVERYAQTAFATEEYGYCTEFLMEGVEVPIERIREAVAPFGDSLLVVGAEGYVKGHIHTNDPDRLLATVARFGRMLRTKVEDMSEQHTEILAMAGALEEAPPPTALVAVAQGYGLAKAFRSLGARVVAGGQTDNPSVEDLLSALRSVPSPRVILLPNNPNVLMAAEQAKELAKAFGKEVHVLPTRTMGAGLAAAVRFQPELPVEELLPEMEEAAARARTLEVTWASREAELDGLKVAKGQPIGLLDGKLVLVGETPEEVLKALVRLAQEGKEVLTVFQGPGAQGEGLAEALAREFPDLVVEVLPGGPELYAYLAVLE, from the coding sequence GTGCCTGACTGGCGGCCCGAGGAGGTGGCGGAGGCCTTCCGCTACGCCACGGACTGGTTCCGGGTCTACGTGGAGGAGCTGAACGCCCTCAACGTCTACCCCGTCCCCGACGGGGACACGGGGACGAACATGCTCCTCACCCTCGAGTCCGTGCGGCGGGAGCTGGACCTGGCCGACACCGCCCGGATGTCCGAGGTGGCCCGGGCCCTGAGCTACGGGGCCCTCCTGGGGGCCCGGGGCAACTCGGGGGTCATCCTTTCCCAGATCCTGAAGGGGTTCGCCGAGGCCATCAAGCGGGCGGACCGCCTCACCCCCGCCCTTCTGGTTCAGGCCCTTAGGGCAGGGGCGGAGACGGGCTACAAGGCAGTGATGAAGCCGGTGGAGGGGACGATCCTCACCGTGGCCCGGGAGGCGGCCACAAGGGCGGCGGGGGAGAGCCTCGAGGAGGTCCTGAGGACGGCCCTGGAGGGGGCCCGGGAGGCCCTGGAAAAGACCCCGGAGCTTCTCCCCATCCTGAAGCAGGCGGGCGTGGTGGACGCGGGAGGAGCGGGGTACGTCCGGCTTCTGGAGGGGCTTCTGGGCTACGCCCTCCGCCTTCCCCTCCCCGAGCCCCCCAAGGTGGAGCGGTACGCCCAGACCGCCTTCGCCACCGAGGAGTACGGCTACTGCACGGAGTTCTTGATGGAGGGGGTGGAGGTCCCCATAGAGCGGATCCGGGAGGCCGTGGCCCCCTTCGGGGACTCCCTTTTGGTGGTGGGGGCTGAGGGGTACGTCAAGGGGCACATCCACACCAACGACCCGGACCGCCTCCTCGCCACCGTGGCCCGCTTCGGCCGGATGCTGCGGACCAAGGTGGAGGACATGTCCGAGCAGCACACGGAGATCCTGGCCATGGCGGGGGCGCTGGAGGAGGCCCCGCCCCCCACCGCCTTGGTGGCGGTGGCCCAGGGCTACGGCCTGGCCAAGGCCTTCCGGAGCCTGGGGGCCCGGGTGGTGGCCGGGGGGCAGACGGACAACCCCAGTGTGGAGGACCTCCTTTCCGCCCTCAGGAGCGTGCCGAGCCCCCGGGTCATCCTTCTGCCCAACAACCCCAACGTCCTCATGGCCGCCGAGCAGGCCAAGGAGCTGGCCAAGGCCTTCGGCAAGGAGGTCCACGTCCTCCCCACCCGGACCATGGGGGCGGGCCTGGCCGCGGCGGTCCGGTTCCAGCCGGAGCTACCGGTGGAGGAGCTCCTGCCCGAGATGGAGGAGGCCGCCGCCCGTGCCCGGACCCTCGAGGTCACCTGGGCCAGCCGCGAGGCAGAGCTGGACGGGCTGAAGGTGGCCAAGGGCCAGCCCATCGGGCTTCTGGACGGGAAGCTGGTCCTGGTGGGCGAAACCCCGGAGGAGGTCCTGAAGGCCTTGGTCCGCCTGGCCCAGGAGGGGAAGGAGGTCCTCACCGTCTTCCAGGGCCCGGGCGCCCAGGGGGAGGGGCTGGCCGAGGCGCTCGCCCGGGAATTCCCCGACCTGGTGGTGGAGGTCCTGCCCGGGGGGCCCGAGCTCTACGCCTACCTGGCGGTTCTGGAGTAA
- a CDS encoding Asp23/Gls24 family envelope stress response protein, with amino-acid sequence MRGNVTVTEAALATILALAAHEVPGVVGMSPAGLKDTLGRILGKHEASEGVVVRPDPAQPGKYQADFYVVVAFGSRIPTVVESLAERVSHAARALAGVEVSQVRVHVVGVSRA; translated from the coding sequence ATGAGGGGGAACGTGACGGTCACCGAGGCCGCCTTGGCCACCATCTTGGCCCTGGCGGCGCACGAGGTCCCGGGGGTGGTGGGGATGAGCCCGGCGGGGCTCAAGGACACCCTGGGCCGGATCCTGGGCAAGCACGAGGCGAGCGAGGGGGTGGTGGTCCGCCCCGACCCCGCCCAGCCGGGGAAGTACCAGGCGGACTTCTACGTGGTGGTGGCCTTCGGGTCCCGCATCCCCACCGTGGTGGAGTCCTTGGCCGAGCGGGTCTCCCACGCGGCCCGGGCCCTGGCGGGGGTGGAGGTCTCCCAGGTCCGGGTGCACGTGGTGGGGGTAAGCCGTGCCTGA